In Calothrix sp. PCC 7507, one DNA window encodes the following:
- the argC gene encoding N-acetyl-gamma-glutamyl-phosphate reductase, which produces MTKPKIFIDGESGTTGLQIHSRLNGRDDIELVSIETSKRRDATERAKLINAVDIAILCLPDDGAREAVSLVSSLGVKILDASSAHRTAKGWVYGFPELNPGQRQKIANARFVSNPGCYPTGFLACVRPLIAKELLPSNFPITINAVSGYSGGGKNLIQKYDSFHEQQTTATSLYPYGVYGLQFGHKHVKEMHEYSGLASPPLFVPAVGDFEQGMLVQVPLPLWTLEHPPSGKVIYDAIADHFQGEKFVQVAPLADATLLRDGTFLDVMALNGTNIVQVFVFANDNTKEVLLVAQLDNLGKGASGAAVQNLNIMLGFPEELGL; this is translated from the coding sequence ATGACTAAACCTAAGATTTTCATTGATGGGGAATCGGGAACCACTGGCTTACAGATTCACTCGCGTCTCAACGGACGAGATGACATTGAGTTAGTCAGTATTGAGACATCTAAACGCAGAGATGCAACTGAGCGAGCAAAACTGATTAATGCGGTTGACATTGCCATTCTCTGTCTACCTGATGATGGCGCCCGCGAAGCTGTCAGCTTAGTTAGCAGTCTGGGGGTGAAGATTCTCGATGCTAGTAGTGCCCATCGCACAGCTAAAGGCTGGGTTTATGGCTTTCCAGAACTGAATCCAGGACAGCGACAGAAAATTGCTAACGCTCGGTTTGTCAGTAATCCTGGCTGCTATCCCACAGGATTTTTAGCTTGTGTGCGTCCGCTGATAGCTAAGGAACTGCTTCCTAGTAACTTTCCCATCACCATTAATGCGGTGTCTGGCTACTCTGGAGGCGGGAAGAATCTCATCCAAAAGTATGATAGCTTTCATGAGCAGCAAACCACTGCCACATCACTCTACCCCTATGGCGTTTATGGCTTGCAGTTTGGACATAAGCATGTCAAAGAAATGCATGAGTATTCTGGGTTAGCATCACCACCATTGTTTGTACCTGCGGTGGGGGATTTCGAGCAGGGAATGTTGGTGCAGGTACCTTTGCCGTTATGGACTTTAGAGCATCCACCGTCGGGGAAAGTGATTTATGATGCGATCGCAGACCACTTCCAAGGTGAAAAATTTGTCCAGGTGGCTCCTTTGGCAGATGCCACTCTGCTGCGAGATGGCACTTTCTTAGACGTGATGGCACTGAATGGCACTAATATTGTGCAAGTTTTTGTCTTCGCTAACGATAATACCAAAGAAGTGCTGTTAGTCGCTCAACTCGACAATTTGGGCAAGGGCGCATCCGGGGCTGCAGTGCAAAACCTGAATATTATGCTGGGTTTTCCAGAAGAGTTGGGATTGTGA
- a CDS encoding SRPBCC family protein: protein MSQVLEQSIEINATAAVVERCITDLALMRRWLNPVLRCEPVGEVWSTDVGSQSRFIIQIPLLQPTLNSVVVERQPGLVVWEFQGFFQGRDRWECQPVAKGTSLLNRFEFDIPNPLVSWGFNTFAASWTKEDMQAQLRRLKRVAELQQ, encoded by the coding sequence ATGTCCCAAGTTTTAGAACAATCGATTGAAATTAATGCCACAGCTGCGGTGGTTGAGCGATGTATTACCGATCTAGCGCTCATGCGTCGCTGGCTTAATCCCGTCCTGCGTTGCGAACCTGTGGGCGAAGTATGGAGTACTGATGTTGGTAGTCAAAGTCGGTTTATCATTCAAATTCCCTTACTGCAACCCACATTGAACAGCGTTGTTGTCGAAAGACAACCGGGTTTAGTAGTCTGGGAATTTCAGGGATTTTTCCAAGGACGCGATCGCTGGGAATGTCAACCAGTAGCCAAGGGAACATCCCTACTCAACCGCTTTGAGTTCGATATTCCGAATCCCCTAGTCAGTTGGGGTTTCAACACCTTCGCCGCATCTTGGACAAAAGAAGATATGCAAGCCCAACTACGCCGCCTCAAACGCGTAGCCGAACTACAACAATAG
- a CDS encoding SirB1 family protein, which yields MNFSSARQYFYQEIQQPDDRIDLAKAALYIAQEEYPALDPEEYLNALDTMAVELQERLPSSQYPLRVIQSINQYLYDDLGFAGNKTDYYDPRNSFLNDVIDRRLGIPITLALVYLEVSRRIDFPMVGVGMPGHFLIRPDISDMEIFVDAFDRGEVIFAQDCQERLSQMFQQPVELKPEFLATVSHRQLLARVLTNLKYIYLKKQKLEKTLAAVERILLLFPGVSLELRDRGLLYYQLGHYPQAADDLQTYLAKVPDAEDAAVILRLLDELGNSDQ from the coding sequence ATGAATTTCTCCTCAGCGCGACAATATTTTTACCAGGAGATTCAGCAGCCTGACGATCGCATCGACCTAGCAAAGGCAGCTTTATATATTGCCCAGGAAGAATATCCCGCACTTGATCCAGAAGAATACCTCAATGCCCTCGATACAATGGCAGTGGAGCTACAAGAACGCTTGCCTTCATCACAGTATCCTCTGCGGGTGATTCAAAGCATCAATCAATATCTTTACGATGATTTAGGATTTGCCGGTAATAAAACAGATTACTATGACCCCCGCAACAGCTTTTTAAATGATGTCATTGACCGCCGACTGGGGATTCCTATTACCTTGGCGTTGGTTTATCTGGAAGTGTCTCGACGGATTGATTTTCCTATGGTGGGGGTGGGAATGCCAGGACATTTCCTGATTCGTCCAGATATCTCTGATATGGAGATTTTTGTGGATGCGTTTGATCGCGGTGAGGTGATATTTGCACAAGATTGCCAAGAACGGCTTTCTCAAATGTTTCAACAACCTGTGGAGCTAAAGCCGGAGTTTTTAGCCACGGTGAGTCATCGGCAATTGTTGGCACGGGTACTGACTAATTTAAAGTATATTTACCTAAAAAAACAGAAGTTAGAAAAAACTCTCGCTGCGGTTGAGAGAATTTTACTGCTATTCCCTGGTGTGAGCTTAGAATTACGCGATCGCGGTCTTCTCTACTATCAACTCGGTCACTACCCACAAGCTGCTGATGACCTACAAACTTATCTAGCCAAGGTGCCTGATGCTGAGGATGCGGCTGTAATTTTGCGGTTGCTGGATGAGTTGGGGAACAGTGATCAGTGA
- the atpC gene encoding ATP synthase F1 subunit epsilon: MTLTVRVIAPDKTVWDAPAEEIVLPSTTGQLGILTGHAPLLTALDTGVLRVRAAKNQEWKAIALLGGFAEVEENEVTILVNGAERGDTINLEQARTAFNEAQARLNQVTSAGSPEEARQAQIQATQAFKRARARFQAAGGSV; the protein is encoded by the coding sequence ATGACATTAACCGTTCGTGTAATTGCCCCAGATAAGACTGTCTGGGATGCTCCGGCTGAAGAAATAGTTTTGCCTAGCACCACCGGTCAGCTAGGTATTTTGACTGGACACGCACCATTGTTGACCGCCCTGGATACAGGCGTTCTGCGGGTACGTGCTGCTAAAAATCAAGAATGGAAAGCGATCGCCCTTTTGGGTGGCTTTGCTGAAGTCGAAGAAAATGAAGTCACAATTTTGGTTAATGGTGCTGAACGTGGCGACACCATTAACCTGGAACAAGCTCGTACTGCTTTCAACGAAGCACAAGCTCGTCTAAATCAAGTGACAAGTGCTGGCTCTCCAGAAGAAGCTCGTCAAGCACAAATCCAAGCAACCCAAGCTTTCAAACGCGCCCGCGCTCGGTTTCAAGCTGCTGGCGGTTCTGTATAA
- the atpD gene encoding F0F1 ATP synthase subunit beta: MVTTAEKTNIGYITQIIGPVVDVKFPGGKLPQIYNALTIKGTNEAGQDINLTVEVQQLLGDNQVRAVAMSSTDGLVRGLEVVDTGAPISVPVGKATLGRIFNVLGEPVDNQGPVNAEARLPIHRPAPKLTELETKPSVFETGIKVVDLLTPYRRGGKIGLFGGAGVGKTVIMMELINNIATQHGGVSVFAGVGERTREGNDLYNEMIESGVINKDNLNESKIALVYGQMNEPPGARMRVGLSGLTVAEYFRDVNKQDVLLFVDNIFRFVQAGSEVSALLGRMPSAVGYQPTLGTDVGALQERITSTTEGSITSIQAVYVPADDLTDPAPATTFAHLDGTTVLSRSLASKGIYPAVDPLNSTSTMLQPNIVGDEHYDTARAVQATLQRYKELQDIIAILGLDELSEEDRLIVARARKVERFLSQPFFVAEVFTGSPGKYVKLEDTIKGFQKILAGELDALPEQAFYLVGDINEAIAKGEKLKG, from the coding sequence ATGGTCACCACCGCAGAAAAAACAAACATCGGTTACATTACCCAAATCATCGGTCCGGTTGTAGACGTGAAATTTCCCGGCGGGAAATTGCCCCAAATCTACAACGCTTTGACCATCAAAGGCACAAACGAAGCTGGACAGGACATCAACCTGACCGTCGAAGTACAGCAGTTGCTGGGCGACAACCAGGTGCGGGCTGTTGCTATGAGTTCCACCGATGGCCTAGTGCGTGGTCTGGAAGTCGTCGATACAGGCGCTCCTATCAGCGTACCAGTTGGTAAAGCCACCTTGGGACGGATTTTCAACGTCCTTGGCGAACCCGTAGACAATCAGGGGCCTGTAAATGCTGAGGCCAGATTACCTATCCACCGCCCTGCTCCCAAACTCACTGAACTGGAAACTAAACCTTCCGTATTTGAGACAGGAATTAAAGTTGTAGACCTGCTGACTCCCTATCGACGTGGCGGTAAGATTGGTCTGTTTGGCGGTGCAGGTGTTGGTAAAACCGTGATCATGATGGAGTTGATCAACAACATCGCCACCCAGCACGGTGGTGTGTCGGTTTTTGCTGGCGTGGGTGAACGCACTCGTGAAGGTAATGACCTCTACAACGAAATGATTGAATCTGGGGTAATCAACAAAGATAACCTCAATGAATCAAAAATTGCTCTAGTTTATGGTCAGATGAACGAACCACCCGGAGCGAGAATGCGGGTTGGTCTGTCAGGATTGACAGTAGCTGAGTACTTCCGCGATGTTAACAAGCAAGACGTGTTGCTGTTTGTTGACAACATCTTCCGGTTTGTCCAAGCAGGTTCGGAAGTTTCCGCGCTGTTGGGTCGGATGCCCTCAGCGGTGGGATATCAGCCTACACTAGGTACTGACGTAGGCGCATTACAAGAGCGGATTACTTCTACTACTGAGGGTTCAATCACCTCAATTCAGGCTGTGTACGTTCCTGCGGATGACTTAACTGACCCCGCACCAGCGACTACCTTCGCTCACTTGGATGGCACCACAGTACTGTCTCGGAGTTTGGCATCTAAGGGAATTTATCCTGCGGTTGACCCCCTAAACTCGACTTCCACCATGCTCCAGCCCAACATTGTTGGTGATGAACACTACGACACTGCTCGGGCTGTGCAAGCAACTCTCCAGCGCTATAAGGAACTCCAAGACATCATCGCCATTCTGGGTCTGGATGAATTGTCTGAAGAGGATCGTCTGATTGTAGCGCGCGCCCGGAAAGTTGAGCGTTTCTTGTCTCAGCCGTTCTTTGTCGCGGAAGTGTTCACCGGCTCCCCTGGTAAGTATGTAAAGTTGGAAGACACCATCAAAGGGTTCCAAAAGATTCTGGCTGGTGAGTTAGATGCTTTACCAGAACAAGCTTTCTATTTGGTGGGCGATATTAACGAAGCGATCGCCAAAGGTGAAAAGCTCAAAGGCTAA
- a CDS encoding flotillin family protein, with protein sequence MKNSQKCSRRSKSYKVVNFATSLIATLAVAGSVNFANANSVKTTDTKEISSVTVQVEQTKPITAQLQSARPQYQAMQVSPWGLIPVLVVGGVIIFVPLFFGGLVVIGEREVGIVVRNFTVSGRGLPAGRLIALNGEAGLQADTLAPGWHWGFWPWQYSVKKEPVIVVPQGEIALIVAADGESNPPERILGKIVDCDNFQDARKFLTHGGEKGRQMGFLTAGTYRINTALFKVIVASNASAHGMSPEQLQVYSLPSDKVGIITTLDGLPIPAGELAGPIIPGHDNFQNGQKFINGGGQRGLQEQTLLSGSWNMNPWLVRVEQVPMTEIPIGYVGVVISFVGKAHQDVSGAAFTHGNLVNQGHKGVWIEPLYPGKHPINSRIMKIELVPTTNIVLNWSSRTERHSYDSQLASLTVRSRDGFAFDLEVAQIIHVGALDAPKVISRVGSMQNLVDHVLEPTIGNYFRNSAQNCTVLDFLTARSERQVEAADYIKTALRAYDVQAIDTLIGDIQPPAALMQTQTDRKIAEEERKTYEVQQMAQTQRQQLVRETALANIQQEMVKSEQSVQIAELKAQAAIKHANGEAEATKLRSIAEAEGIRATGNAKAETYRAGVEALGSQGYSAMQLMQIIGDRNVRLIPDILVGGNNGSTNGLVDGLLSMILWNQTGKQGDITPLHAKPVVEKAQPTTQNGFPPIVVDLPGDK encoded by the coding sequence ATGAAAAACTCTCAAAAATGCTCACGTAGAAGCAAGTCATATAAAGTAGTTAATTTTGCAACATCTTTAATAGCAACACTGGCAGTAGCTGGAAGTGTTAATTTTGCCAATGCAAATTCCGTAAAAACAACTGACACAAAAGAAATTTCCTCAGTCACAGTACAGGTAGAGCAGACAAAACCAATCACGGCTCAGTTACAATCAGCACGACCTCAATATCAAGCAATGCAGGTATCTCCTTGGGGATTGATTCCTGTTCTGGTTGTTGGTGGTGTGATTATATTTGTCCCTCTATTTTTCGGCGGGTTAGTGGTCATTGGTGAACGAGAAGTCGGCATTGTCGTCAGGAACTTTACCGTTTCTGGGCGTGGACTGCCAGCCGGAAGGTTGATTGCCCTAAATGGCGAAGCTGGGTTACAAGCAGATACTCTAGCTCCTGGATGGCACTGGGGTTTTTGGCCTTGGCAATATTCTGTGAAGAAAGAGCCGGTAATTGTCGTTCCCCAAGGTGAAATCGCCCTGATTGTCGCCGCAGATGGCGAATCTAACCCCCCAGAACGCATTCTCGGCAAAATAGTTGACTGTGACAATTTCCAAGATGCCCGAAAATTCCTTACCCACGGTGGGGAAAAAGGTAGGCAAATGGGTTTTCTCACCGCTGGTACTTACCGGATCAATACTGCCCTATTTAAAGTGATTGTGGCCTCAAACGCCAGCGCTCATGGCATGAGTCCAGAACAGTTACAGGTTTACAGTCTACCATCTGATAAAGTGGGGATTATCACTACTCTGGATGGTTTGCCGATTCCCGCCGGTGAACTTGCAGGGCCAATCATCCCTGGACATGACAACTTCCAGAATGGCCAGAAATTTATTAATGGTGGTGGACAAAGAGGTTTACAAGAGCAGACTCTGCTGTCAGGTTCCTGGAACATGAATCCTTGGCTGGTGCGGGTGGAGCAAGTGCCAATGACGGAAATTCCCATTGGGTATGTGGGCGTAGTGATTTCATTTGTCGGTAAAGCCCATCAAGATGTTAGTGGTGCAGCTTTTACCCACGGAAACTTAGTGAATCAGGGACATAAGGGTGTATGGATTGAACCACTGTATCCCGGCAAACACCCAATTAATTCCCGGATCATGAAGATTGAATTGGTGCCGACAACCAATATAGTTTTAAACTGGTCAAGTCGTACCGAACGCCACAGCTATGATTCTCAACTAGCTTCGTTGACGGTGCGATCGCGTGATGGATTTGCCTTTGATTTGGAAGTAGCACAAATCATTCATGTGGGTGCTTTGGATGCGCCAAAGGTCATTTCCCGCGTTGGTTCTATGCAAAATCTTGTAGACCACGTATTAGAACCTACCATCGGTAACTATTTCCGCAACTCAGCCCAAAACTGCACTGTACTAGACTTTCTGACTGCTCGGAGTGAACGGCAAGTAGAGGCTGCTGATTATATTAAAACAGCATTGCGGGCTTATGATGTGCAAGCGATCGATACGCTAATTGGTGATATCCAGCCACCTGCAGCCCTGATGCAGACACAAACCGACCGCAAAATTGCCGAAGAAGAACGCAAGACTTACGAAGTCCAGCAGATGGCACAAACCCAAAGACAGCAACTTGTGCGGGAGACAGCACTGGCTAATATCCAGCAAGAAATGGTGAAATCAGAGCAAAGTGTGCAAATTGCTGAACTAAAAGCCCAAGCAGCCATTAAACATGCTAATGGTGAAGCAGAGGCGACAAAACTGCGGTCAATTGCTGAAGCTGAAGGTATTCGGGCTACAGGTAATGCGAAAGCTGAAACTTACCGTGCTGGTGTGGAAGCTTTGGGTTCTCAAGGTTATTCCGCAATGCAGCTGATGCAGATTATAGGCGATCGCAATGTCCGCTTAATTCCAGATATCCTAGTTGGTGGCAACAATGGTAGCACCAACGGCTTAGTTGATGGGCTACTATCAATGATTTTGTGGAATCAAACTGGTAAACAGGGCGATATTACACCTTTGCACGCAAAACCAGTAGTAGAAAAAGCCCAACCAACCACACAAAATGGTTTTCCTCCCATAGTAGTTGATTTACCTGGGGATAAGTAA
- a CDS encoding mechanosensitive ion channel: MNTTWPGITPAIEVGLSMRVQQLLAQSPTIPTDQPGIKQGITDVQVVGNQLLASTPQILGAVAILFIGLLIAAVAAAVLKGILNRTDIDNRIASGLTGRENSPKVEGLISGLVFWGIVLVTVVAVLDKLGLQVASQPLNSFLNQIFAYLPKLFVAGILLGAAWLLATVVKLVTIRGLRALRLDERLNEQTQDGTSNLNQLSVSETIATALYWFIFLLFLLPVLDTLGLREALLPVQALTTQILSILPNILGATVIAVVGWFLANIVRRIVSNLLATTGIDHLGSRFGISPSTGTQSLSNIVGLIVYILILIPVAIAALNALKIEAISIPAIAALQQVLNTLPAIFTALGILIFAYFLGQFVSDLVTSVLTSIGFNNILNILGLPTPRRESAFSEDASTHPAPTRTPSELAGVVVLVGILLFATVAAVDILKIPALSALVSGIVIIAGRVLAGLVVFAIGLFLANLAFNIIASSGDRQARILAQVARISIIALVSAIALQQIGVANDIVNLAFGLLLGAIAVAIALAFGLGGRDIARQQVQEWLDSFKNKA, from the coding sequence ATGAACACAACTTGGCCAGGAATAACCCCGGCGATAGAAGTTGGTTTGTCGATGAGGGTGCAGCAGTTGTTAGCGCAATCACCAACTATACCGACTGATCAACCAGGGATAAAGCAAGGAATTACTGATGTGCAAGTAGTTGGTAATCAGCTGTTGGCATCTACTCCACAGATCCTGGGAGCAGTAGCTATTTTATTCATTGGTTTACTGATTGCTGCAGTTGCTGCAGCCGTGCTGAAGGGAATCCTCAATCGCACAGACATAGATAACCGCATTGCGTCAGGGCTGACAGGACGTGAGAATTCTCCCAAGGTGGAGGGATTAATCTCCGGTTTAGTTTTTTGGGGCATCGTCCTGGTGACGGTGGTAGCTGTCTTAGATAAGCTAGGGCTACAGGTAGCTTCGCAACCCCTCAATAGTTTTCTCAATCAAATTTTTGCCTACTTGCCAAAGTTGTTCGTTGCAGGAATTTTGTTGGGAGCTGCTTGGTTGTTAGCGACTGTTGTAAAGCTGGTGACAATACGCGGATTACGAGCGTTGAGACTGGATGAGCGGCTGAATGAACAGACACAAGATGGGACATCAAACCTCAATCAGTTGTCTGTCAGTGAAACTATCGCTACTGCTCTTTACTGGTTCATCTTTTTGCTGTTTCTCCTCCCAGTTCTGGATACGCTGGGGTTGAGAGAAGCACTACTTCCAGTACAAGCTCTGACTACGCAAATCCTTTCAATTCTACCAAATATTTTAGGAGCAACAGTAATTGCAGTAGTCGGTTGGTTTTTAGCCAACATTGTCCGCAGGATTGTCAGCAACTTGTTGGCGACGACGGGAATTGACCATTTAGGTAGTCGCTTTGGCATCTCTCCATCTACAGGAACGCAATCTCTCTCGAATATTGTAGGCTTGATTGTCTATATTTTGATTTTGATTCCTGTGGCGATCGCTGCTCTGAATGCTCTCAAAATTGAGGCGATTTCAATTCCAGCAATTGCGGCGCTACAACAGGTTCTTAACACTTTACCTGCAATCTTTACAGCTTTGGGCATTTTGATTTTCGCCTATTTTCTGGGGCAGTTTGTGTCGGATCTAGTTACTAGCGTCCTCACAAGTATCGGCTTTAACAATATTCTCAATATTTTGGGTCTGCCAACACCCAGAAGGGAATCAGCATTCTCAGAAGACGCAAGCACACATCCTGCACCCACCCGTACCCCATCAGAATTGGCTGGGGTTGTGGTTTTAGTGGGGATCTTGCTGTTTGCGACTGTAGCAGCGGTTGATATTTTGAAGATTCCAGCACTGTCAGCTTTAGTATCTGGGATTGTGATTATCGCTGGGCGAGTTCTGGCTGGATTAGTGGTATTTGCGATCGGCTTATTTTTAGCTAATCTGGCTTTTAATATCATCGCTAGTTCTGGCGATCGCCAAGCCCGGATTTTGGCTCAGGTGGCGCGGATTTCCATCATTGCTTTAGTGTCAGCAATAGCACTGCAACAGATTGGTGTTGCCAATGATATTGTAAATTTAGCTTTCGGACTTTTGCTAGGTGCGATCGCTGTGGCTATTGCTCTAGCTTTTGGTTTGGGTGGACGTGATATTGCACGTCAGCAAGTCCAAGAATGGCTAGACTCTTTCAAAAATAAGGCCTAA
- a CDS encoding DUF642 domain-containing protein translates to MAFLIKKLGSFVATASALTVLPMVLAKPAAAKPVPVTDIVTNGSFENPQLGYGSWGTFNSIEGWNLLSGSDNHGIEVQNHAAGNPFDGSNLVELDSYGNTGIFQDLATKAGKKYKLEFAFSPRAGVSENLLNIKWGDKLVDTLSANGAGLSDTLWKTFSYNLVATSNLTRLSFDNFGSKSDSFGTYIDKVSVTSVTAVPEPASIMGLLAFGAFGATSVCKRKQQKATVQA, encoded by the coding sequence ATGGCTTTTTTAATCAAAAAATTGGGTTCTTTTGTTGCTACTGCGTCTGCTCTGACCGTATTACCAATGGTTTTAGCCAAACCAGCCGCCGCCAAACCAGTTCCAGTAACAGATATTGTGACCAACGGTAGCTTTGAAAATCCACAGCTAGGCTATGGTAGTTGGGGAACTTTTAATTCCATTGAAGGGTGGAATTTGTTATCTGGTTCTGATAATCATGGCATTGAAGTGCAAAATCATGCTGCAGGAAATCCATTTGATGGGAGCAATCTTGTCGAATTAGATAGTTACGGTAATACAGGCATTTTTCAAGACTTAGCTACAAAAGCTGGCAAAAAGTACAAGCTAGAATTTGCTTTTTCACCACGTGCAGGAGTATCTGAGAATCTACTAAATATCAAGTGGGGAGATAAATTAGTAGATACTCTCAGCGCTAATGGAGCCGGACTTAGTGACACACTATGGAAAACTTTCTCATATAACCTAGTCGCTACAAGTAACCTAACTCGCCTAAGTTTTGATAACTTTGGCTCCAAATCTGATTCTTTTGGTACATATATAGACAAAGTGAGTGTGACTAGTGTAACTGCTGTCCCCGAACCTGCTTCAATTATGGGTCTTCTGGCTTTCGGTGCTTTTGGTGCTACTTCTGTTTGCAAGCGCAAACAACAGAAAGCCACAGTTCAAGCCTAA